The DNA region agtaaaataaatgatactggactgatataatctgtctctagtagatatataataggtaaaataagaacagtgtgaattttttttttgctaaaaacggcaaaaaaagtAGCActctaatgtgataattaggggtgggtgatatgtcacgatatttcagggtataatatgtTTCAcgatattaatttattttgccgTTATTATTGcgcacgatacgatatggcacacccctactggccctgtatttacttggtatcggatcgataccaaaattcccagtatTGCCCACCTCTAATGGTCAGATCTATCCTACCTACTGTAAAATCAGCATGAATACTCAAGATGCATGGGCTGGattattaaagcaaaaaaatgtCTGCCTTACACACTATTTCTGAATGTGCatcttaataaatatttagtctttttattcatatattgttaTCTTCCATCCAAAAAGCATTTAAATTCAATTATAATTAAAGCAAAAGGtagatcaaataaataaaatttcagcAGTGTATCAGCACGTGCAAGACATTGTCACAACTACTTCAAACAGTAGTTGAACATCTTCTTTCTCCAGAGGTGGTGATGGATCTCCCTCGCATTGTGCTCCAGCTTTCCTCCTCCTCAATGGCCGTCTCCATCTTCGACAGAAGAGCAGAACACTTCCTCTTAAAGTCCTTCCCCATGAACGCATACAGAAACGGGTTCAGACAGCTGTTAGCGCTGGCTAAAGTGACGCCAATCACTTGTCCAACGTGAAGGAAACTTTCATCATATTTCTCATGGTTTATTTCCATCAAAGCAACAATGTGAAAGGGTATCCAGCAGAGGAAGAAAGTAACGATCAGTGCCGTCATGATCTTGAAGGGCTTTTTGGTCTTCGCTGATTGGTTGATCTTCAGCTTTTTTCGTATTATGATGACGACGTAACAGGCGATGATGATCAGAAACGGAatcacaaatccaaaaacaaacCGGAACACCACTACAGCGATATGGTTTTGATCATACACGTATTTATTATGACAGACTTGCGTCGGCTTCTTAAAATCAGGCTGGATGCCTTGGAAGATGAGTGACAGAGTGCTAAACACTGCTGAGATGATCCAGACCATGGTGACGATCCCATTGGCCTTTCTGATGGTGCGGCGGTTCTGCGCCCACACTGGAAACTTAACAACCGCACAGCGGTCCACACTGATGATGACCAGGAGGAAGATGCTGCTGAACATGTTGAGTAACATGATAAAGGACATGAACCTGCACATAAAAATGACAAAGATCCAGTTGTCTCTGACTTTTTGGACAACAGTGAAGGGCAGGGAAAAGCAGAACAGGAAGTCGGACACAGCCAGACTCAGGTACCAGGTGGTGTTGACCGACTTCTTCAGCTTAAACCCAGCGATCCAGATCACCACAGCGTTTCCAAGAGAACCGACGATGAAGATGATCACGAGAACTGTTGCCAAGGATATACAAGATGGATCGGTGCACGTTGGTGGAGCTGAACTGGGTACAGCGAGCTTGGTGTCGTTGCCAGATATAGTTTCTTCTTCGGTTGTTTTCATGATGCCTCTTGATTCCTATCATGCAAACAGGAACATACAGAGTGTAGCTGTGCTTactttaaacaaatataaaatgatATGTAGTTACAGTATAAGAATGCAGACAAGAATGGAGTGAAATACATAAACAATGCATTAGTTCACAGTTCAATGAAATACATACATTGATAGTCCTAATGGGACATGGTGCTAGTATATCGTCCATTgtgcagaagcacagagagacacagacacagggagttaattaactcaaaacgtacctttattaggaaaaacgccctccatcaacacccaaaacaaaattaaagaaacatagtaTTGGCCCAATGTAGCTCAAGTGGCTTAATTCCTCTCACCATCAGCATATCTCTAGAGTAAAGGCTGATTcagggtctttatgccggttcaacgcgagccagctgggacagaccgggactgcacgtcatggtgtggggcagaccTATCGTTCCTCTGCCTCCGCACTTCGCAATgtttgtgtatattgtatatatctcAACACACCTTGTGTAGGGTGTATGATAGAGCTCatgttgtttcttttttgtgGGCCAATTAGATCTAAGATAACGCAAATAAATGTCCAAGCATTAATAGCTTTATTagctttatttgtctttttttcatattatatatactaAACTCTGTGTTTAAagttgtcaggtcttagccctgtctcgtgtctctgtgtgtcttccccacgtgacctgtgctcccctgtgtctcccgtcttagtagatttccacctgtgtctcatttgtagctccgccccttccccaggtgtttccaattctagagtgtttcttgtttctttaaatagccctcgtctaccactttgtctccgtcggtctttgcaccttcccctgttgttttgtctctccgtgttcttccgtgtttCATAGTCCTAGTCATtgcccgtgtttacctcagtttatctcttgtgtatgttttctagtttcttgtttattttcctcgtttcccagtcctctgcttagtgttttgtttctagtatattccttgtatatatatatccctgccctgtttagttttggttatttcttggttattttggtAGTTtccagtttcttgtttattccttgtttatgttcttagctttgtttgtttctttgtttatttactccctgtttgtatatttatatatatttagtacttcttgtttgttgagtttatgttcactagttcctctcgtttgttttggtttactttagtattacgtgttctttgttatttgtttatctttgttatttatatatatacatatttattaaattattcgtttcatccctacctgcacttgtgtccgcctcctcgtctccctgcctgggtcatccgtgacagaaagaccgaccttcATCATGGATGCAGCAGGTTCTGTGTGGAcaggctccaggatggcgattcgccgtactccaggcgggatcccggcgcaggaaacctcgaggcctcatggacgccgcaggcctcggggtaggcgctctaaggggtcccacCAGacggaaaaagaggaaaaaggattttcttgggggggcgatgagggttggtgttatgagcctcggtgcctccgagtacccgaggctcaaggagcgggacccgtgggactttctcgggtgcgctcccagcagctccgaggacgaagaggagctctaccctccACCAGCCCGCACTCCGTtgccgttccccccaggggcggtgctctacccggctctcggccgcacagctccagaggccgtcccgactcccgtcCGTTCCCCTGCGGCCAAGGCTCTCttctcaccggcggttccagtgctagcttccccggtggctaaggcgttagcttccccagcgcctcctaagctagctcctcccgcggccaagacactctcctctccaGCGGCAAAGGCGCACTCTGGGACTTCCGCGGCGTCTGTGAAACTGCGCTCCGTGACTATCGtggtggcagccgaaccgcgctccgagactttcgcgatggcagtcgaaccgtgctccgtgttccccgcggttgctgccgagccgcgctacaggacctccaacccggcgagccagccgcgagcagagactttccccgcgcttgactcagccgggGAGAGTGGAAATCCGgtccgggattttgcggcaaccgcactctcaagccctgcagctgcagcgctagctcctcaggttgaggagctggctttcatggcggctgcagatctGAATTCCGCCGCTGCAATCCAGCCTCTCTTTGGCGCTATCTCCGCGGCCACTCAGCCGCGCTCTGGAactctctccgcgccggactttaccggcggccccgcgctttctgcctctacagtctctgccggcgaagctgcagctccggtccgggtgtttgttccacccgcagtctcaagccctgctgctgctccgctggatctgcacacacccagctccgaaattctctcagCGGCCaagcccatctccgaggtgtcttcggctgctgagccacgcccccggactcctgccgtgtctgcagaagctgctccagcctccgtgtctgcagaagctgctccagcctccgtgtctgcagaagctgctccagcctccgtgtctgctgaagctgctcaagcctccgtgtctgctgaagctgctgaagcctccgtctctgctgaagctgttcaagcttccgtgtctgcagaagctgctccagcctccgtgtcttcagaagctgctccagcctccgtgtctgcagaagctgctccagcctccgtgtctgctgaagctgctcaagcctccgtgtctgctgaagctgctcaagcctccgtgtctgctgaagcctccgtctctgctgaagctgttcaagcctccgtgtctgcagaagctgctccagcctccgtgtctgcagaagctgctccagcctccgtgtctgcagaagctgctccagcctccgtgtctgctgaagctgctgaagcctccgtctctgctgaagctgttcaagcctccgtctctgcagaagctgctccagcctccgtctctgcagaagctgttcaagcctccgtgtctgctccagctgttcaagcctccgtgtctgctccagctgttcaagcctccgtgtctgctccagctgttcaagcctccgtgtctgctccagctgttcaagcgccagcaccagctcccgctgccagagtcgccgcgccgccagcaccagctcccgctgctgccagagtcgccgcgccgccagcaccagctcccgctgccagagtcgccgcgccgccagcaccagctcccgctgccagagtcgtcacgccgccagcaccagctcccggaACTGTGTTTCGTCCCaggtcccatgtacccaggcaggcaccgaggtcccctgactttgtccccagtactgtgcccaggctggctccttggacttcccctcagacatttgccagtcctgggcacccacctgtgtttctggtccccatgtctctccctgtcttggtccctgtctctgtctatgtcccTGTACCTGTTTCTGTCTCTGTTCCTGTTCCAGTCACAGTGTTCGTGTcggtccctgttaatgtcctcgtccctgttcccatgtctagtcctgtccagtctccgtctcctgtccagtctccgtctcctgtccagtctcacgtccagtctccgtctcatgtccagttccccgtccagtctccgtctcatgtccagttccccgtccagtctcctgtccagtctccgtccaccgtcaagttccctgtccagtctccgttccccatccagtctccgtctcctgtccagttccccgtccagtctcccgtccagtctctgtcatctgtcctgtctccatttcagtccccggtttcgtctcttgttttccccggcctctccccgccgccagcccccggggttcgtttttacgcgcctcgggagctgcgcgtttaggaggaggcttctgtcaggtcttagccctgtctcgtgtctctgtgtgtcttccccacgtgacctgtgctcccctgtgtctcccgtcttagtagatttccacctgtgtctcatttgtagctccgccccttccccaggtgtttccaattctagagtgtttcttgtttctttaaatagccctcgtctaccactttgtctccgtctgtctttgcaccttcccctgttgttttgtctctccgtgttcttccgtgtttCATAGTCCTAGTCATtgcccgtgtttacctcagtttatctcttgtgtatgttttctagtttcttgtttattttcctcgtttcccagtcctctgcttagtgttttgtttctagtatattccttgtatatatatatccctgccctgtttagttttggttatttcttggttattttggtAGTTtccagtttcttgtttattccttgtttatgttcttagctttgtttgtttctttgtttatttactccctgtttgtatatttatatatatttagtacttcttgtttgttgagtttatgttcactagttcctctcgtttgttttggtttactttagtattacgtgttctttgttatttgtttatctttgttatttatatatatatacatatttattaaattattcgtttcatccctacctgcacttgtgtccgcctcctcgtctccctgcctgggtcatccgtgacaaaaGTTTAGTATCCGTCCAACTTCTTACTTTTAAGACAAATTATCATAATTGCAGAAATTCCACTTTAGAAAATGTGATTAAGTAAAAGTTTTtggctttaatttaataattaagtgaaacacattttataataaggaactattttgtattatttgtacatATCTTACGCCTAATTTTATAGTATTTTGAATGATTTGAGCTTTAAAAGGCTAAATTGCAGAAGAAATTGCAATGCCATGTTCTATGATGCGGCAACCTGTATATGTTGAGAGGTGCTATCTTGTAACATTCAAATCTAGAAGATTAAAAAACTCAAAGCTTTGTAGTAGAGAATGCTTGGTCCCTTAAAACTACAAAGTAGTAAACTTTTGCACTTTGTGCAACTccaattccaaaaaaaattgacgctgtgtaaaactgtgtaaaacaaTAGATTGCTGATATTAGGCTTCCCTTTTTCACTGCATTAATTTTGCACAAAACCCACACATATCTCTTATCTGTCACTTCATTACAGATAGGATGAGTCATGCAGAAACATGAGTGCAAGTGTAGATAGAGGAAATATATGATAGAGGAGATATATGATAGTTTAA from Astyanax mexicanus isolate ESR-SI-001 chromosome 22, AstMex3_surface, whole genome shotgun sequence includes:
- the LOC111191389 gene encoding chemerin-like receptor 1, encoding MKTTEEETISGNDTKLAVPSSAPPTCTDPSCISLATVLVIIFIVGSLGNAVVIWIAGFKLKKSVNTTWYLSLAVSDFLFCFSLPFTVVQKVRDNWIFVIFMCRFMSFIMLLNMFSSIFLLVIISVDRCAVVKFPVWAQNRRTIRKANGIVTMVWIISAVFSTLSLIFQGIQPDFKKPTQVCHNKYVYDQNHIAVVVFRFVFGFVIPFLIIIACYVVIIIRKKLKINQSAKTKKPFKIMTALIVTFFLCWIPFHIVALMEINHEKYDESFLHVGQVIGVTLASANSCLNPFLYAFMGKDFKRKCSALLSKMETAIEEEESWSTMRGRSITTSGERRCSTTV